In Campylobacter showae CSUNSWCD, one genomic interval encodes:
- a CDS encoding disulfide bond formation protein B, with the protein MSFFNEKNFDFIMATAVLLVLAIPVGIANIYLGYVIGEGPCTLCWWERIGMVVVGVAGILILRYGLKARYIAAVLFGAAYGIFMTLRHASFSLYRDVGMGFGGDIFGAHTYTWGILVY; encoded by the coding sequence TTGAGTTTTTTTAACGAGAAAAATTTCGACTTTATCATGGCCACCGCGGTCTTGCTCGTGCTTGCTATCCCTGTTGGTATCGCAAACATCTATCTTGGCTACGTCATCGGCGAGGGGCCTTGCACGCTTTGCTGGTGGGAGCGTATCGGCATGGTCGTGGTCGGCGTCGCGGGTATCTTGATACTGCGCTACGGACTAAAGGCGCGCTACATAGCCGCCGTGCTTTTTGGTGCAGCATATGGAATCTTTATGACGCTAAGACACGCTAGCTTTAGTTTATATAGAGATGTTGGCATGGGCTTTGGCGGCGATATATTTGGCGCTCACACATATACGTGGGGTATTTTGGTGTACTGA
- a CDS encoding disulfide bond formation protein B, with translation MMLFAKDKVVSDDISRSDTRIKPLSAYSKFVIALSLFVILSNAVQTLISAGIPPYSGKDDPERISLNNTWTSGVWKRFEKPFSFVGANVVEDPFIAGEPKDISVKFNSDPSAGAFVDVKPALSVKNSFPLPFETKGIFGKGVTSGLAYNAKSDTFGISNTEGGVYFTDANFKEIAHAIIDKPNGRNIKKAVASTFVGDMLVTTGFNKTTFAVKPAQNVDAYHEWRYFRESSGGLESAWKFDRPALLTIRAKKQYVLTLAKDPQSTYLYMITVPNERAKNLILIKVDSKDKMLSGEAIVTSAIALKDKHDLKDYYVTAGDIVGGKFLAYSKNYNTLLVIDLADAKVTDAYAMPQIGDISGMAIKGGSIYALAHKDGKVNVVELNNPLAQ, from the coding sequence ATGATGCTTTTTGCCAAAGACAAGGTTGTCTCGGACGATATTTCGCGCTCGGACACTAGGATAAAGCCTCTTAGCGCGTATTCAAAATTTGTGATCGCATTAAGCCTATTTGTTATCCTATCAAATGCCGTTCAGACGCTCATCTCAGCAGGCATCCCGCCGTATAGCGGCAAGGACGATCCTGAGCGTATCAGTCTAAATAACACTTGGACCTCAGGCGTTTGGAAAAGGTTTGAAAAGCCGTTTTCATTTGTCGGCGCAAATGTCGTCGAGGATCCGTTTATAGCGGGCGAGCCTAAAGATATAAGCGTCAAATTTAACTCTGATCCAAGCGCTGGCGCGTTTGTTGACGTAAAGCCCGCGCTTAGCGTGAAAAATAGCTTCCCGCTTCCTTTTGAAACAAAGGGAATTTTTGGCAAAGGCGTAACGAGCGGACTTGCGTATAACGCTAAAAGCGATACTTTTGGCATCTCAAACACCGAAGGCGGAGTTTATTTTACGGACGCGAATTTTAAAGAGATCGCTCATGCTATCATCGACAAACCAAACGGCCGCAATATCAAAAAGGCCGTCGCATCGACCTTTGTCGGCGATATGCTGGTGACTACGGGCTTTAACAAAACGACATTCGCCGTTAAGCCTGCCCAAAATGTGGACGCGTATCACGAGTGGAGATATTTTAGAGAGAGTAGTGGCGGACTCGAGTCTGCATGGAAATTTGACCGCCCGGCGCTTTTAACGATAAGAGCGAAAAAACAATACGTCCTAACGCTCGCAAAAGACCCGCAAAGCACATATCTGTATATGATCACGGTGCCAAACGAGCGCGCCAAGAACTTGATCCTCATAAAAGTCGATAGCAAGGATAAAATGCTAAGCGGCGAAGCTATCGTGACATCAGCCATTGCACTAAAAGATAAGCACGATCTAAAAGACTACTACGTCACGGCTGGCGATATCGTGGGCGGTAAATTTTTAGCCTACTCTAAAAATTATAACACCTTGCTCGTGATCGACCTTGCAGATGCGAAGGTGACTGACGCATACGCTATGCCGCAAATTGGCGACATCTCGGGCATGGCGATAAAAGGCGGCAGTATCTACGCTCTAGCTCATAAAGACGGCAAAGTAAATGTCGTAGAGCTAAATAACCCTTTGGCTCAGTAA
- a CDS encoding NAD(P)H-dependent oxidoreductase, with protein sequence MNYLEILKFRHACKIFDESKKISAGEFDFILEAGRLSPSSTGLEQWDFLVVQNKELREKIKAVSWNQVQITSCSHLVVILAKIKEIKFGSSYVDKMIARRADKDPEAIAARQKFYNDFLLGNFKNDDELTFQWSHEQCMIAATNMMNAAASLGIDSCPIEGFDRHALNEILGLDESEQRVAIVVPFGYRLNPQPEKYRREISDIVKWIY encoded by the coding sequence ATGAACTATCTTGAAATTTTAAAATTTCGTCACGCTTGCAAAATTTTTGACGAGAGCAAAAAGATAAGCGCTGGCGAATTTGACTTTATACTAGAGGCTGGCAGACTAAGCCCAAGCTCGACTGGCCTTGAGCAGTGGGACTTTTTGGTCGTGCAAAACAAGGAGCTTAGAGAAAAGATAAAAGCCGTTTCGTGGAACCAAGTGCAAATCACTTCTTGCTCGCATTTGGTGGTCATCTTAGCAAAGATCAAAGAGATAAAATTTGGTAGTAGTTATGTTGATAAAATGATCGCTAGACGTGCAGATAAAGATCCTGAAGCCATCGCTGCGAGGCAGAAATTTTACAACGACTTTTTGCTAGGAAATTTCAAAAACGACGATGAGCTAACATTTCAGTGGTCGCACGAGCAGTGCATGATAGCTGCGACAAATATGATGAACGCAGCCGCAAGCCTTGGGATTGACAGTTGCCCGATCGAAGGCTTTGACAGACACGCTTTAAATGAAATTTTAGGGCTTGATGAGAGCGAGCAAAGAGTGGCTATCGTAGTGCCATTTGGCTACCGCCTAAATCCACAGCCTGAAAAATATCGCCGCGAAATAAGCGACATCGTGAAGTGGATATATTAA
- a CDS encoding DUF459 domain-containing protein, with product MRAFFGVFLAFFTLIALFLRPLSNYYEAKYQKDFFITDERAMALSDKFISATEDGLQSAKSAIDKFTGFFSGDKKQVATSPKTEQNLTALQTEPANLNAQNTQNLTPTIGTVKEANLTAQTAQIYPAKTALNLDKNGSLASNLTPSTPDKTNKSATFDIELNENLGVILIGDSIMQGFGWGFENALKTSKISIKNMAKASTGLTNKKFYDWSEELKAALAGLENRPRNLLIFALFGANDAYSYTFDEQALDFGTDAWREAYEGRIAEIYEIATEYGAQVVWLGVPCMKSEKFDKKMKALNLIYKDSAQKYGARYIDISDAICDNGKYLKEGADKKPLRKDDGMHISMNGAKKVALYVVDKLLNGQSDN from the coding sequence ATGAGAGCGTTTTTTGGGGTATTTCTCGCGTTTTTTACGCTGATTGCGCTATTTTTGCGACCGCTGTCAAACTACTACGAAGCTAAATATCAAAAGGATTTTTTCATCACGGATGAGCGCGCGATGGCACTGAGCGATAAATTTATAAGTGCGACCGAGGACGGCTTGCAAAGCGCAAAATCGGCCATCGATAAATTTACGGGTTTTTTTTCGGGCGATAAAAAACAGGTCGCGACTAGCCCTAAAACAGAGCAAAATCTAACCGCCTTACAAACCGAACCGGCAAATTTAAACGCTCAAAATACGCAAAATTTAACGCCTACTATCGGCACGGTAAAAGAAGCAAATTTGACGGCGCAAACCGCTCAAATTTATCCCGCTAAAACCGCTTTAAATTTAGATAAAAACGGCTCGCTAGCGTCAAATTTAACGCCGAGCACTCCAGACAAAACAAACAAATCCGCAACTTTTGATATCGAGCTAAATGAAAATTTAGGCGTCATTTTGATAGGCGACTCCATAATGCAAGGCTTTGGCTGGGGGTTTGAAAACGCGCTAAAAACGAGCAAAATCTCAATCAAAAATATGGCAAAAGCAAGCACGGGGCTAACAAATAAGAAATTTTACGACTGGAGCGAGGAGCTAAAAGCGGCGCTAGCAGGCTTAGAAAATCGCCCGCGAAATCTGCTAATCTTCGCGCTTTTTGGCGCAAACGATGCTTATAGCTACACCTTTGACGAGCAGGCGCTGGACTTTGGCACCGATGCGTGGCGCGAGGCGTATGAAGGCAGGATCGCCGAGATCTACGAGATCGCCACAGAGTACGGCGCGCAGGTCGTGTGGCTGGGAGTGCCGTGCATGAAGAGCGAGAAATTCGACAAAAAAATGAAGGCGCTAAACCTGATCTACAAGGACTCGGCGCAAAAATACGGCGCGCGCTACATCGATATCAGCGACGCGATCTGCGATAACGGCAAGTATCTAAAAGAAGGCGCCGACAAAAAGCCGCTGCGCAAGGACGACGGCATGCACATCAGCATGAACGGCGCCAAAAAGGTCGCTCTTTACGTCGTGGATAAGCTGCTAAACGGGCAGAGCGATAATTAA